The following are encoded together in the Oceanobacillus zhaokaii genome:
- a CDS encoding potassium channel family protein, translating into MIIKQFKLIYFRIPIIIKLLITIVFLMCFFGTVIHFIEPTQFPTIFEGIWWAFVTAATVGFGDYVPLTTSGKLIGILLILTGGGLIGFYVSSIASGTIKREQDIEHGRLAFKGTGHLILVGWNERTRQLIKIVLEKNPNEKIVLIDRTLRHISFSEYPIHFINGDATEDAILTKANIRQAERVLLTADLIKNERQADTYTILATVAIRGNNENIPIIAEILSKSQIENALRAGATTIIRSNDFMSALFYHELTHSLAVTPFEDILHILSKQQFSHFPVAPEFVDKQFAEVSHHLIKGDHLLIGIIREKKYNIHPPPDLLLEHGDILVTLVRL; encoded by the coding sequence ATGATAATAAAACAGTTTAAACTAATATACTTCCGGATTCCTATCATCATAAAACTATTAATAACCATTGTTTTTCTTATGTGCTTCTTTGGCACTGTAATTCACTTCATTGAACCGACGCAATTTCCTACCATTTTCGAAGGGATATGGTGGGCTTTTGTTACAGCAGCTACAGTTGGTTTCGGTGACTATGTACCTCTAACGACAAGTGGCAAGTTAATCGGCATTCTGTTAATCCTGACAGGTGGTGGGTTAATCGGATTTTATGTTTCCTCCATTGCGAGTGGGACAATAAAACGAGAACAAGATATCGAGCATGGTAGGTTAGCCTTCAAAGGCACAGGACATCTCATCCTTGTCGGTTGGAATGAAAGGACAAGACAATTAATCAAAATAGTTTTAGAAAAAAATCCAAATGAAAAAATCGTGCTTATTGACAGGACATTACGTCATATCTCATTCAGCGAGTATCCAATTCATTTTATCAATGGAGATGCTACAGAGGATGCAATACTCACTAAAGCGAATATTCGACAGGCAGAACGAGTCCTCCTCACCGCCGATCTCATTAAAAACGAGAGACAGGCGGATACATATACAATCCTTGCAACCGTTGCGATTCGAGGAAATAATGAAAACATACCAATCATTGCAGAAATCTTATCGAAATCCCAAATAGAGAACGCGTTACGTGCAGGTGCAACGACGATTATCCGTTCAAATGATTTCATGAGTGCATTATTTTATCATGAACTTACACATTCATTAGCGGTTACACCTTTTGAAGATATTTTACATATTCTTAGCAAGCAACAATTTTCACATTTCCCCGTTGCACCGGAGTTCGTGGATAAGCAATTTGCAGAGGTTTCCCATCACCTAATAAAAGGAGATCACTTGTTAATTGGAATTATTCGTGAGAAAAAATACAATATTCATCCGCCTCCTGATTTACTATTAGAGCATGGAGATATACTTGTAACGCTCGTACGTTTGTAG
- the yugI gene encoding S1 domain-containing post-transcriptional regulator GSP13, protein MTNKFEAGQIIDGKVTGIQPYGAFVALDEETQGLVHISEVTHGFVKDINDHLTVGDEVKVKVLNVDEEKNKVSLSIRATEEAPAKPAQTKKAQPVKQVQQDNDNAGFNTLKDKLEEWIEQSSSFKK, encoded by the coding sequence ATGACTAACAAATTTGAAGCTGGTCAAATTATTGATGGAAAAGTAACTGGCATACAACCATATGGCGCATTTGTTGCTTTAGATGAAGAAACACAAGGTTTGGTTCATATTTCAGAAGTAACTCATGGTTTTGTTAAAGATATTAACGACCATCTAACAGTTGGCGATGAAGTAAAAGTGAAGGTTTTAAACGTAGATGAAGAAAAAAATAAAGTTTCCTTATCTATCCGTGCTACAGAAGAAGCACCTGCAAAACCTGCTCAAACAAAGAAAGCTCAACCTGTTAAACAAGTACAACAAGATAACGACAATGCTGGTTTCAATACGTTGAAGGACAAGCTTGAAGAATGGATCGAGCAATCAAGCTCATTCAAAAAATAA
- a CDS encoding thioredoxin family protein codes for MKLNEWFEKGITPSDYIGSMEVNQADLKHVYDNFTLPNDEDFFKNTKERNLRAIVLTEDWCGDAMLNTPILLKIAEASDIEVRMLHRDQNLELMDQYLTNGRARSIPIFIFIDENGKEVAKWGPRAEKIQAYVDESQSKLPSKETPEYEEKAKEMYAAFKKSYRNNTTFWDDVYDSIKAVLQD; via the coding sequence ATGAAATTAAACGAATGGTTTGAAAAAGGAATAACTCCAAGTGATTATATTGGCTCAATGGAAGTAAACCAAGCAGATTTAAAACATGTTTACGATAATTTTACATTACCAAATGATGAGGATTTCTTCAAAAACACGAAAGAAAGAAACCTCCGTGCAATTGTTCTCACAGAAGATTGGTGTGGGGACGCAATGTTAAATACACCTATTTTACTAAAAATCGCTGAAGCATCGGATATAGAAGTCAGAATGCTCCATCGCGATCAAAATCTTGAGTTAATGGATCAATACTTAACCAATGGCAGAGCGCGCTCAATTCCTATTTTTATCTTTATCGATGAAAATGGCAAAGAAGTCGCGAAATGGGGACCACGTGCAGAGAAGATTCAGGCATATGTTGATGAATCCCAAAGTAAACTGCCAAGTAAAGAAACACCAGAATATGAAGAGAAGGCAAAAGAAATGTATGCAGCGTTCAAAAAATCTTACCGTAATAATACAACTTTTTGGGATGATGTTTATGACAGCATAAAAGCAGTACTACAAGACTAA
- a CDS encoding M20/M25/M40 family metallo-hydrolase, with protein sequence MTKANQDFLLELLNTPSPSSMEMEIQKKWINYVKEFADEIRTDNAGNAIGVLNPDAPFKVLLAGHADEIALVVNRIDDEGYLHFDKMGGINPKAAVGMRVTVLGAGGTVTGVTGVNAQHHGGLKNDFDLSDLFIDCGFRTKEEAEKYVQIGDLCVYKTEPEILMDRYIAGRGLDNRTGSFIVAEVLRRLSEKDVKVGVYAVSTVNEETNMGGAYFAAAGIEPTMAIACDVTFATDYPGVNKNKHGDIRLEKGPVLAKGAPINIKINKLLEKAAKDLNMHVQYELTPRMTGTDADKMRLTGKGVPVSLVSLPLRYMHSPVETASLQDIDEEIELLVTMIAGLTGNESLNPLED encoded by the coding sequence ATGACTAAAGCTAATCAAGATTTTTTACTGGAGCTATTAAACACTCCATCACCATCAAGTATGGAAATGGAGATTCAAAAAAAGTGGATAAATTATGTAAAGGAATTTGCCGATGAAATTCGCACAGACAATGCGGGGAATGCAATCGGTGTTCTGAATCCTGATGCACCTTTTAAAGTATTATTAGCAGGGCATGCCGATGAAATTGCGCTTGTAGTTAACCGGATTGATGATGAAGGATACTTACATTTCGATAAAATGGGTGGAATTAATCCGAAAGCTGCTGTTGGTATGCGAGTTACAGTTCTTGGTGCAGGCGGTACTGTTACTGGTGTAACAGGTGTTAATGCACAGCATCATGGCGGACTGAAGAATGATTTTGACTTATCGGACTTATTCATTGACTGTGGATTCAGGACAAAAGAAGAAGCAGAAAAATATGTGCAAATCGGCGACTTATGTGTTTATAAAACAGAACCAGAAATTTTAATGGATCGCTACATAGCTGGCCGTGGCTTGGATAACCGAACAGGATCATTTATTGTAGCTGAAGTGTTAAGACGCTTGTCAGAAAAAGATGTGAAGGTTGGTGTTTATGCAGTAAGCACGGTAAATGAAGAAACAAATATGGGCGGTGCTTATTTTGCTGCGGCAGGAATAGAGCCGACGATGGCAATTGCATGTGATGTAACCTTTGCTACAGACTATCCTGGTGTAAATAAAAATAAGCATGGGGACATTCGCTTAGAAAAAGGTCCAGTGCTTGCAAAAGGAGCTCCGATCAATATTAAAATCAATAAATTATTGGAGAAGGCAGCAAAGGATCTCAACATGCATGTTCAATATGAATTGACACCAAGAATGACGGGAACAGACGCAGATAAGATGCGATTAACAGGTAAAGGTGTCCCAGTATCGTTAGTATCATTGCCATTGCGCTACATGCATTCACCAGTCGAAACAGCTAGCCTGCAGGATATTGATGAAGAAATTGAATTACTCGTAACGATGATTGCTGGATTAACTGGTAATGAAAGCTTGAATCCATTGGAAGATTAA